The following proteins are co-located in the Flectobacillus major DSM 103 genome:
- a CDS encoding ABC transporter ATP-binding protein translates to MNKNPYISLLKTAWQYAQQEKKRFILVYAMFIVANIIFSLNPLWYGWFIDKIQLKGVDVLKDAWLYGLGFLGLRLFEWSFHGIARVMERELAFNLSRNFLHELYHQTLHLPVKWHQDNHSGATINRIRKAYEALKTFFQDGFMYLHAFSKFFFSFIAMLYFSPLFGAVGILLGILTIWIITKFDKPFIKALDETNEREHIVSSTLFDSLSNIITVITLRLEKRMENSLSDKIAFVFKPFRKQVVLNEWKWFVADMLVGLIYVVITIGYVYQHWEVGKVFLVGGLVTLLGYVNNFTSVFHDVAWLYTQIIQHNTDVQTARSIAEAYRQQHRPEAVDILPEHWQKLEIKHLNFSHREVYQANSQSQALHNLQLNIEKGKRIAFIGESGSGKSTLLALLRGLYEAEKGTSIVLDGKPLDDLGVLSETVTLFPQEPEIFENTIEYNITLGLPFEQSEIMEVCEVAHFTDVVAQLPNGLQSNIQEKGVNLSGGQKQRLALARGILAARTSKIVLLDEPTSSVDPKTEMQIYQKLFREFEGKAVLSTLHRLHLLAQFDYVYILQKGIIVDEGTFEKLLQESAIFQELWKHQKESQRVAYTD, encoded by the coding sequence ATGAATAAGAATCCCTATATTTCTCTGTTAAAAACGGCATGGCAATATGCCCAGCAAGAAAAAAAACGATTTATATTGGTGTATGCCATGTTTATTGTTGCCAATATCATTTTCTCTCTTAATCCTTTGTGGTACGGTTGGTTTATCGACAAGATACAACTCAAAGGTGTAGATGTACTAAAAGACGCATGGCTATATGGCTTGGGTTTTTTGGGCTTACGCTTATTTGAGTGGTCGTTTCATGGTATTGCTAGGGTTATGGAGCGAGAATTGGCTTTTAACCTAAGCCGTAATTTTTTGCATGAACTCTATCATCAAACCTTGCATTTGCCCGTAAAATGGCATCAGGATAACCACAGCGGTGCTACTATCAATCGTATCAGAAAAGCATACGAAGCTCTGAAAACGTTTTTTCAAGATGGCTTTATGTATCTTCATGCTTTTTCTAAATTTTTCTTCTCGTTTATTGCTATGCTCTATTTTTCTCCATTGTTTGGAGCTGTAGGCATTCTCTTAGGTATTCTCACGATATGGATTATCACAAAGTTTGATAAGCCCTTTATCAAAGCCTTAGACGAAACCAACGAGCGAGAGCATATTGTGTCGTCAACTTTATTTGATAGCCTTTCAAATATTATTACGGTAATTACTTTACGCCTAGAAAAGCGTATGGAAAATAGCCTGTCCGATAAAATAGCTTTTGTATTTAAGCCTTTCAGAAAACAAGTAGTATTAAACGAATGGAAGTGGTTTGTGGCTGATATGCTGGTAGGCTTGATTTATGTGGTTATTACGATAGGCTATGTTTATCAGCATTGGGAGGTAGGAAAAGTCTTTTTGGTGGGCGGATTAGTAACGCTATTGGGCTATGTTAATAACTTCACGAGTGTTTTTCATGATGTAGCTTGGCTGTATACTCAAATTATTCAACACAATACCGATGTTCAAACAGCGAGGAGTATTGCAGAGGCGTATCGTCAGCAACATCGCCCCGAGGCCGTTGATATTTTGCCTGAACATTGGCAAAAATTGGAGATTAAACACTTAAATTTTTCTCATCGCGAGGTATATCAGGCCAATAGCCAGTCGCAGGCATTGCATAATCTTCAGTTGAATATCGAAAAAGGTAAACGTATTGCTTTTATTGGAGAAAGTGGGTCGGGCAAAAGTACTTTGCTGGCTTTGTTACGGGGGCTTTATGAAGCCGAAAAAGGGACAAGCATTGTACTGGATGGCAAGCCCCTCGACGACTTGGGCGTACTTTCTGAAACAGTAACATTGTTTCCTCAAGAGCCCGAAATTTTTGAGAATACCATCGAATATAATATTACTTTGGGTTTGCCATTTGAGCAATCCGAAATTATGGAGGTATGCGAGGTAGCACACTTCACCGACGTGGTAGCTCAGTTGCCCAACGGCCTGCAATCTAATATTCAGGAAAAAGGTGTAAACTTATCGGGAGGACAAAAACAGCGATTGGCTTTGGCAAGAGGTATTTTGGCTGCACGAACGTCTAAAATTGTATTGCTTGACGAACCGACAAGTAGTGTTGACCCCAAAACCGAAATGCAGATTTATCAGAAACTTTTCCGAGAATTTGAGGGCAAAGCTGTATTGTCTACTTTGCATAGGCTACATTTATTGGCTCAATTTGATTATGTCTATATCTTGCAAAAAGGCATTATTGTAGATGAAGGTACGTTTGAAAAGCTACTACAAGAGAGTGCTATTTTTCAAGAATTATGGAAACATCAAAAAGAAAGCCAGCGAGTAGCCTATACCGATTGA
- the ilvN gene encoding acetolactate synthase small subunit, producing MTTYTLSIFTSNTIGLLNRITIIFTRRRLNIESLTVCETERQGVSRFTIVIRHDSREAVEKLVRQIRKVVDVLAVFGYLDHEIVFNEIALFKIATPLGGTPLNIKEINIDWNAKVVHWGLDYVVIEKNGTEVEIAEFYQYIKNWEILEYLKSGRVAVGKTEKGLVEYLPEGDWQTV from the coding sequence ATGACAACATACACATTATCCATATTTACCTCCAATACAATCGGTTTGTTGAACCGTATAACCATTATTTTCACTCGTAGGCGACTCAATATCGAATCGCTTACTGTATGTGAAACCGAACGTCAAGGTGTATCTCGATTCACGATTGTTATTCGTCACGATTCGCGTGAGGCTGTAGAAAAATTAGTTCGTCAAATCAGAAAGGTGGTAGATGTTTTGGCCGTTTTTGGTTATCTCGACCACGAAATTGTTTTTAATGAAATCGCTCTTTTCAAAATCGCTACACCTCTTGGCGGTACACCACTCAATATTAAAGAAATTAATATCGACTGGAATGCCAAAGTAGTACACTGGGGCTTAGACTACGTAGTGATTGAAAAAAATGGTACAGAAGTAGAGATTGCAGAGTTTTATCAATATATCAAAAACTGGGAAATCCTTGAATACCTCAAATCTGGACGTGTTGCTGTAGGAAAAACAGAAAAAGGATTGGTAGAATACCTTCCTGAAGGTGATTGGCAAACAGTTTAG
- a CDS encoding helix-turn-helix domain-containing protein produces the protein MKQQQIPVYSIDKFNTKADHAIQYQVELFDINRNFKVTYPHRHDDFYEILFLTHGEGIHTIDFQHYTIQPYTIFFLSPGQIHELNLSQDVKGFILLFTSAFYHFNKTDPHKLFELPFFYNLSQETPPIYLESTAEILSITNLFQQAIAEHNQYLPDRDEAIRALLDLILIQCKRMYPLSAQDERTDKGKIMVKRFKQLIEEKCKENLSVKEYAHLLAVTPNHLSETVKNVTGRTSTDLINDRMIMEIKRLLKHTDLGISEIAYQLNFADQSYFSKYFKKLTHLSPLSYRHQTNEHL, from the coding sequence ATGAAACAACAGCAAATCCCTGTTTATAGTATAGACAAATTCAATACCAAAGCAGACCACGCTATCCAATATCAGGTTGAATTATTTGACATTAACCGTAATTTCAAGGTGACATACCCGCACCGTCATGATGATTTTTACGAAATCTTATTCCTAACTCATGGCGAAGGTATTCATACCATTGATTTTCAGCATTATACTATTCAGCCCTATACTATTTTTTTCCTTTCGCCTGGACAAATTCATGAGCTCAACCTTTCGCAAGACGTTAAGGGGTTTATCTTGTTGTTTACATCGGCTTTTTATCATTTCAATAAAACCGACCCTCATAAGTTATTTGAACTTCCTTTTTTTTATAACCTTAGCCAAGAAACACCGCCTATCTATCTGGAAAGCACCGCCGAGATTCTGTCAATAACCAATCTGTTTCAGCAGGCTATTGCCGAACATAACCAATATTTGCCCGACCGAGACGAGGCTATCAGGGCATTGCTAGACCTGATACTTATTCAGTGTAAAAGAATGTATCCTCTTAGTGCTCAGGATGAAAGAACCGATAAGGGTAAAATCATGGTAAAACGCTTCAAACAACTGATTGAAGAGAAATGTAAAGAAAATCTTTCGGTAAAAGAATATGCTCATTTGCTAGCTGTAACGCCCAATCACCTAAGCGAAACGGTCAAGAATGTAACTGGGCGTACCTCTACCGACCTTATCAACGACCGTATGATTATGGAAATAAAACGTTTGTTAAAACATACCGACTTGGGTATTTCAGAGATAGCCTATCAGCTCAACTTTGCTGACCAATCGTATTTTTCCAAGTATTTCAAAAAACTAACACATTTGTCACCATTGTCGTACAGGCATCAAACCAACGAACATTTATAA
- the ilvC gene encoding ketol-acid reductoisomerase yields the protein MANYFNTLPLREKLNQLGVCEFMNSAEFADGVQALVGKKIVIVGCGAQGLNQGLNLRDSGLDVSYALRQEAIDGKRQSWKSATENNFTVGTYEQLIPSADLVINLTPDKQHTSVVNAVMPLMKQGATLSYSHGFNIVEEGMQIRKDITVIMVAPKCPGSEVRAEYVRGFGVPTLIAVHPENDPEGKGWAYAKAYCAGTGGHRAGVLKSSFVAEVKSDLMGEQTILCGLLQTGSILCFDKMVEKGIEAGYASKLIQYGWEVITEALKQGGITAMFDRLSNPAKIKAYEISEELKTIMRPLFQKHQDDIMSGEFSSTMMADWANNDINLLTWRAATGETAFEKTPAGDVKIAEQEFFDNGLLMVAMVRAGVELAFETMVEAGIKAESAYYESLHETPLIANTIARRKLYEMNSVISDTAEYGCYLFDHACKPLLADFMSTVETDIIGTNFNAGKDNGVDNRALITVNKALRSHQIEQVGDVLRQAMTAMKAISTVA from the coding sequence ATGGCGAATTATTTTAACACGCTTCCTCTTAGAGAGAAATTGAATCAATTAGGTGTTTGCGAATTTATGAATAGTGCTGAATTTGCAGATGGCGTACAAGCATTAGTAGGTAAGAAAATCGTAATAGTAGGTTGCGGAGCACAAGGTTTGAACCAAGGTTTGAACTTGAGAGATTCAGGTTTGGATGTTTCTTATGCTTTGCGTCAGGAAGCAATAGATGGTAAAAGACAATCGTGGAAAAGTGCTACTGAAAACAACTTTACTGTAGGTACTTACGAGCAATTGATTCCATCGGCTGATTTAGTAATTAACCTTACGCCAGACAAACAACATACTTCGGTAGTAAACGCTGTAATGCCTTTGATGAAACAAGGTGCTACACTTTCATATTCGCACGGTTTCAATATCGTTGAAGAAGGAATGCAAATCCGTAAAGATATTACTGTAATCATGGTAGCTCCAAAATGCCCAGGTTCAGAGGTGCGTGCCGAATACGTGCGTGGCTTTGGTGTACCTACTTTGATTGCTGTTCACCCAGAAAACGACCCAGAAGGAAAAGGATGGGCTTATGCAAAAGCATATTGTGCTGGTACAGGTGGACACCGTGCAGGGGTATTGAAATCTTCTTTTGTAGCTGAGGTTAAGTCTGACTTGATGGGCGAACAAACTATTCTTTGTGGTTTGTTACAAACAGGTTCTATCCTTTGTTTCGACAAAATGGTTGAAAAAGGTATTGAAGCTGGTTATGCCTCAAAATTAATCCAATACGGTTGGGAAGTAATTACTGAAGCCTTGAAGCAAGGTGGTATTACTGCTATGTTCGACAGACTCTCAAACCCTGCTAAAATCAAGGCGTATGAAATTTCTGAAGAATTAAAAACTATCATGCGACCATTGTTCCAAAAACACCAAGATGATATCATGAGTGGTGAGTTCTCTTCTACCATGATGGCTGACTGGGCAAACAATGACATCAACTTGTTGACTTGGAGAGCCGCAACAGGCGAAACAGCTTTTGAAAAAACACCAGCAGGTGATGTAAAAATTGCTGAACAAGAGTTTTTTGATAATGGTTTGTTAATGGTAGCTATGGTGCGTGCTGGTGTTGAATTGGCATTTGAAACCATGGTTGAGGCTGGTATCAAAGCTGAGTCGGCTTATTATGAGTCTTTACACGAAACGCCACTTATTGCTAATACAATTGCTCGTAGAAAATTATATGAAATGAACTCTGTAATTTCTGATACAGCAGAATACGGATGTTATTTGTTTGACCACGCTTGTAAGCCGTTATTGGCTGATTTTATGAGTACTGTAGAAACAGATATTATCGGTACAAACTTCAATGCTGGTAAAGATAACGGAGTAGATAACAGAGCATTGATTACTGTAAATAAAGCGTTGCGTTCGCATCAAATCGAACAAGTAGGAGATGTATTGCGTCAGGCAATGACTGCAATGAAAGCCATTTCTACAGTAGCGTAA
- a CDS encoding AraC family transcriptional regulator encodes MIRVPSFIHAGEFQSLKIKDMTFVAYRNQDPPLKNEVFFEEHALIFVLEGEKKFVTPEQEIRVKKGNVVFIRRGYYMMQEAINKQYRSLVFFFNEKLLKEFVASHLTLFQEEHLNEPDNSKGLLVFGINESLEKFIDSIFPYFHLKTRYLNHFLNLKLQELLLHLLEIDPTGELKSIIYAIYKGEKADLEFLMDSYYLKPLSMDELSRLSGRSLSAFKRDFQKQFHTSPALWLKNKRLEHARLLLENSPMNVSEISMEIGYESVSHFIKAFKEKYGVTPTNYKI; translated from the coding sequence ATGATCCGAGTTCCGTCTTTTATTCATGCTGGAGAGTTTCAATCCTTGAAAATCAAGGATATGACTTTTGTTGCTTATCGAAATCAAGACCCACCACTCAAAAATGAAGTCTTTTTTGAAGAACATGCCCTCATTTTTGTGCTGGAAGGTGAAAAAAAATTTGTGACTCCCGAACAAGAAATTCGGGTAAAAAAAGGCAATGTTGTTTTTATCAGGCGAGGCTACTATATGATGCAAGAGGCTATCAACAAGCAGTATCGTAGTTTGGTGTTTTTCTTTAATGAAAAACTACTCAAAGAGTTTGTTGCTAGCCATTTAACCTTATTTCAGGAAGAACATCTCAACGAGCCCGATAATAGTAAAGGGCTTTTGGTTTTTGGAATTAACGAAAGCCTCGAAAAATTTATCGACTCTATTTTTCCTTATTTTCACCTAAAAACACGTTATCTCAATCACTTCCTCAATCTCAAACTTCAGGAGCTTCTTTTGCATTTATTGGAAATAGACCCCACCGGCGAACTCAAATCTATTATTTATGCTATTTACAAAGGTGAAAAAGCAGATTTGGAGTTTTTGATGGACAGCTATTACCTAAAACCTCTTTCGATGGACGAACTTTCGCGACTATCGGGGCGTAGCTTATCGGCTTTTAAACGAGACTTTCAAAAACAATTTCACACCTCCCCTGCTCTTTGGCTCAAAAACAAACGCCTTGAACACGCTCGGCTCTTGCTCGAAAATTCGCCAATGAATGTATCAGAAATCAGCATGGAAATAGGTTATGAAAGTGTTTCGCACTTTATTAAGGCTTTTAAAGAAAAGTACGGCGTAACACCTACCAACTACAAGATTTAA
- the ilvA gene encoding threonine ammonia-lyase, producing MHNSPSIYPSLESIYDAAECLRGVATHTPLMENLILSERYEANIFLKREDLQIVRSYKIRGAYNKMSKLSVEALDKGVVCASAGNHAQGMAYACHKMKVKGTVFMPTTTPNQKIKSVKMFGREHIEIMLVGDTYDDASNAAKKYCEEQNATYVHPFDDMDVIAGQGTVGLEIFKDADIKIDYILLAIGGGGVAAGTSTVFKQLSPHTKIIGIEPEGAPSMKESIRAGHVVELDTIDKFVDGAAVKRVGDKTFEICKETLDDIILIPEGKVCTTILELYNESAIVAEPAGALTIAALDFMKEKIKGKNVVCLVSGGNNDITRTEEIKERSLLYEGLKHYFIIRFPQRAGALRNFLNNVLGEDDDITHFEYQKKTNRESGPVLLGIELKRKEDYESLITRMEDHKIQFQLLNEKPDLFTFLV from the coding sequence ATGCACAATTCACCTTCTATTTATCCTTCTTTGGAAAGTATCTACGATGCTGCCGAATGCCTCCGTGGCGTAGCAACCCACACCCCCTTGATGGAAAATCTTATCCTTTCGGAAAGATATGAGGCTAATATTTTTTTGAAAAGAGAAGATTTACAAATTGTAAGGTCTTACAAAATTCGTGGTGCTTACAACAAAATGTCGAAGCTGTCGGTAGAGGCCCTCGACAAAGGGGTTGTTTGTGCTAGTGCTGGTAACCATGCTCAGGGAATGGCCTATGCTTGCCACAAAATGAAAGTAAAAGGAACGGTATTTATGCCAACTACTACCCCCAATCAAAAGATAAAATCTGTTAAAATGTTTGGCCGTGAACATATCGAAATCATGCTTGTAGGCGACACCTACGACGATGCCTCTAATGCTGCCAAAAAATACTGCGAAGAACAGAATGCTACGTATGTACACCCTTTCGACGATATGGATGTGATTGCTGGGCAGGGTACTGTTGGCCTTGAAATTTTTAAAGATGCCGATATAAAAATTGATTATATCTTACTCGCTATTGGTGGTGGCGGTGTAGCAGCGGGTACTTCTACGGTATTCAAACAACTTTCGCCACATACCAAAATTATTGGTATCGAGCCAGAGGGAGCTCCGTCGATGAAAGAAAGTATTCGGGCTGGCCATGTTGTAGAACTCGACACCATCGACAAGTTTGTGGATGGTGCGGCAGTAAAGCGTGTTGGCGACAAAACTTTTGAAATTTGTAAAGAAACACTCGATGATATTATTCTTATTCCAGAAGGAAAAGTTTGTACAACCATTCTCGAACTTTATAACGAATCGGCTATTGTAGCCGAGCCTGCTGGTGCATTAACCATTGCAGCATTGGACTTTATGAAAGAAAAAATCAAAGGAAAAAATGTAGTATGCTTGGTATCGGGTGGCAATAACGATATTACCCGTACCGAAGAAATCAAAGAGCGTTCGTTGTTGTATGAAGGGCTAAAACACTATTTTATTATTCGTTTTCCTCAAAGGGCTGGTGCTTTGAGAAATTTCCTGAATAATGTTTTAGGAGAAGACGACGATATTACGCACTTTGAGTATCAGAAAAAAACCAACCGTGAGTCGGGGCCAGTATTGCTTGGTATCGAGCTGAAACGCAAAGAAGACTACGAATCGCTTATTACACGCATGGAAGACCACAAAATTCAGTTTCAGTTACTCAACGAAAAACCTGACTTATTTACCTTTTTGGTGTAA
- a CDS encoding 2-isopropylmalate synthase: protein MSHKIQIFDTTLRDGEQVPGCQLNTEEKLQVAEQLELLGVDIIEAGFPISSPGDFRSVEEIAKLVKNATVCGLTRAKKEDIDAAAAALKHAKKPRIHTGIGSSDVHIKYKFNSTREKIIEQGVWAVKYAKSFVEDVEFFAEDAGRADLQFLAQLTEAVINAGATVVNLPDTTGYLLPQQMFERINYLFENVPNIDKAIISMHNHNDLGLATANTIAGIQAGARQVEVTINGIGERAGNTSLEEVAMILNVHKDLGYTSNINPQYLFPTSQLVSNLMGMNVQANKAIVGANAFAHSSGIHQDGFLKHAQNYEIMNPEDVGVPSSAIVLTSRSGRAALRHRLQLLGFDFEKPELDKLYTRFLLMADERKQLNDEDLKELVG, encoded by the coding sequence ATGAGTCACAAAATTCAAATATTCGACACAACCTTGCGTGATGGCGAGCAAGTACCTGGCTGTCAATTGAACACAGAAGAAAAATTGCAAGTTGCCGAACAGTTAGAGTTACTTGGCGTAGATATTATCGAAGCAGGTTTCCCTATTTCGTCACCAGGCGATTTTCGTTCAGTTGAAGAAATTGCCAAACTCGTTAAGAATGCTACCGTTTGCGGTTTGACTCGTGCTAAAAAAGAGGATATTGATGCAGCCGCAGCGGCTCTAAAACATGCTAAAAAACCACGTATTCATACAGGCATTGGCTCGTCGGATGTTCATATCAAATACAAGTTTAATTCAACTCGTGAAAAAATCATCGAGCAAGGTGTTTGGGCGGTAAAATATGCCAAAAGCTTTGTTGAAGATGTAGAGTTTTTTGCAGAAGATGCTGGCCGTGCAGATTTACAATTTTTGGCTCAATTAACCGAAGCTGTTATCAATGCAGGTGCAACTGTTGTCAACTTGCCCGACACTACGGGTTATTTGTTGCCTCAGCAAATGTTTGAGCGTATCAATTACCTATTTGAAAACGTTCCGAATATTGACAAAGCCATTATTTCGATGCACAACCACAACGACCTTGGCCTTGCTACTGCCAATACCATTGCAGGTATTCAGGCGGGGGCACGTCAGGTAGAGGTTACTATCAATGGTATCGGTGAAAGAGCCGGAAATACTTCATTAGAGGAAGTAGCCATGATTTTGAATGTACACAAAGACTTAGGCTATACTTCTAATATCAACCCTCAGTATTTGTTTCCAACCTCACAATTGGTATCTAATTTGATGGGGATGAACGTACAAGCTAACAAGGCTATTGTAGGGGCAAATGCTTTTGCTCATTCGTCGGGTATTCACCAAGACGGTTTCTTGAAGCATGCTCAAAACTACGAAATCATGAATCCTGAAGATGTAGGCGTACCTTCATCAGCTATTGTATTAACATCACGTTCGGGGCGTGCGGCATTGCGTCATCGTTTACAATTATTAGGTTTTGATTTTGAAAAACCTGAATTGGACAAGTTATATACACGTTTCTTATTGATGGCCGATGAGCGTAAACAATTAAACGACGAGGATTTGAAAGAATTAGTAGGGTAA
- a CDS encoding efflux RND transporter periplasmic adaptor subunit, producing MMKKSNKIWVILAVLVVVVVGGLILAKKQGWIGKEPATEVELAKAKKVDIVERVSASGKVQPEIEVKLSPDVSGEIVGLYISEGDSVVAGQLLLKIRPDNYESLLARAEAQVNSAKASLEQSKAMQSQSEARLLKAKVDYDRNRKLHDDKVISDADFDQFNSQYAVAKQDLESAKASVQAAAFNVRSSEAALKEARTNLTKTTIYAPQSGTISKLNVELGERVVGTSQMAGTEMLRIANLNKMEVRVNVNENDITRVSLNDTVIIDVDSYSASGRKFKGLVYEIASSANGLSSSTATSVSTDAVTEFEVKIRVLRSSYADLIKGKRSYPLKPGMTASVEIVTDRKNGVLSVPLASVTTRDPKAAEGKENEKKDEESSNNSEEPKVIKKDKVKEVVFVLTKDNHAKLREVITGISDFENIEILSGLTDGEQIISGPYLTVSKKLKDGELVQKKDPNKDKKDKK from the coding sequence ATAATGAAAAAATCTAACAAAATCTGGGTAATACTAGCTGTACTCGTTGTCGTTGTAGTGGGTGGGCTAATATTAGCAAAAAAACAAGGCTGGATAGGAAAAGAGCCTGCTACTGAAGTAGAATTAGCCAAAGCTAAAAAAGTTGATATCGTCGAACGTGTATCGGCTTCTGGAAAAGTACAGCCAGAAATAGAAGTGAAGTTATCACCTGATGTTTCGGGCGAAATCGTAGGGCTGTATATTAGCGAAGGTGACTCTGTTGTAGCTGGACAGTTGTTATTGAAAATTCGTCCAGATAACTACGAATCGCTATTGGCTCGTGCCGAGGCTCAGGTAAACTCTGCCAAAGCATCGCTCGAACAGTCAAAAGCAATGCAATCTCAATCGGAAGCTCGTTTGCTAAAAGCAAAAGTAGATTACGACCGTAACAGAAAGCTACACGACGACAAAGTTATTTCTGATGCAGATTTTGACCAATTCAACTCACAATATGCAGTAGCCAAACAAGATTTGGAATCAGCAAAAGCTAGTGTACAAGCTGCGGCATTTAATGTAAGAAGCTCGGAGGCAGCCTTGAAAGAGGCTCGTACCAACTTAACCAAAACAACCATTTATGCTCCTCAAAGCGGTACAATCTCTAAACTTAATGTAGAACTAGGTGAAAGAGTAGTAGGTACATCTCAAATGGCTGGTACTGAGATGCTTCGTATTGCCAATTTAAACAAAATGGAAGTTCGTGTCAATGTGAACGAAAATGATATTACCCGTGTTAGCCTTAATGATACCGTTATTATAGATGTCGATTCATATAGTGCTTCTGGTCGTAAATTTAAAGGATTAGTATACGAAATTGCAAGCTCAGCTAACGGACTTTCTTCTTCTACTGCTACATCTGTTTCTACCGATGCCGTTACTGAATTTGAAGTGAAAATTAGGGTTTTAAGAAGCTCGTATGCCGACTTAATTAAAGGCAAGCGTTCATACCCTTTAAAGCCTGGTATGACAGCATCTGTTGAAATTGTTACCGACCGTAAAAATGGCGTGTTATCTGTACCTTTAGCCTCTGTAACTACCCGTGATCCTAAAGCTGCTGAAGGAAAAGAAAATGAGAAAAAAGACGAGGAGTCGAGCAATAATAGCGAAGAACCAAAGGTTATTAAGAAAGACAAAGTAAAAGAGGTGGTATTTGTTTTAACAAAAGACAATCACGCTAAGTTAAGAGAAGTAATTACTGGTATTTCAGATTTTGAAAATATCGAAATATTGAGTGGTTTAACAGATGGAGAACAAATTATTTCGGGGCCGTACTTAACCGTTTCTAAAAAATTAAAAGACGGAGAACTTGTTCAGAAAAAAGACCCGAATAAAGATAAAAAAGATAAAAAATAG